A window from Borrelia sp. P9F1 encodes these proteins:
- a CDS encoding EAL domain-containing protein gives MKSEYPNAIAISGEEISDEEIASLKAIFNLLRVSLSRKDISREFIKQNDIKFAIIYNNKAPIEFSINIANDLQSINKVYSIIINGGSVEKTNYKFNHIEILNDINELSLNQNLIYQKKLFHDNENANLDFFLNLSELIKEIVIITNIENDIIYINEKGSKELELPIKIGGKTNKINDINIIDLEKENKIDLRYSVDDIPELKNILITDCLLIAKHNRRLIVDLFISTIGQNNIDKLITIKDISNLKPKNYARNLEIIDTQTTQTDLYNIKELEHLLINQIESSHKNTYLFDLDLHINTEYEYKENRSSMDLKILKKITSRIMSFYSEYIFQVKDNNLIVIVSTSGGERRIIAIAEEIKKTISNELKKQGFILFKFNMGIIKTNLQEDIKTTISKLKIATKISAEYKDSIPILYKDDLPETILIKNQNKIFEYIVKAIKNDFFTLYYQKITPLKKNLKPKIEILTRLFNHTGTPIPNATVFNLIEKYNLTVEVDQLVVNKALREYTNFVAKNGIHIFSINISPQSLKSKNFRMFLRETLLTSHVPLQNICLEITETGILENFELVNNYFKELKSFGIKLALDDFGSGHTSLSYIKILPIDIIKIDGSFIKVINSSQTDLVIIKSIKEIADTKRIKIIAEFVSNEEILKKINEIGIDYGQGFLWHIPEPM, from the coding sequence ATGAAGAGTGAGTATCCGAATGCAATCGCGATATCTGGGGAAGAAATTAGTGACGAGGAGATTGCAAGTCTTAAGGCTATTTTCAACTTATTGCGCGTATCACTGTCCAGGAAGGACATTTCCAGGGAATTTATTAAACAAAATGATATTAAGTTCGCTATTATCTACAACAATAAAGCTCCAATAGAATTTTCAATCAACATAGCGAATGACTTACAAAGTATTAACAAAGTCTATTCCATTATAATAAATGGTGGATCTGTAGAAAAAACAAATTATAAATTCAACCATATAGAAATATTAAACGATATAAACGAACTAAGTCTTAATCAAAATCTCATATATCAAAAAAAGCTTTTTCATGACAATGAAAATGCAAACCTTGATTTTTTCTTAAACTTATCTGAACTTATTAAAGAAATCGTAATAATTACAAACATTGAAAATGATATTATCTACATCAATGAAAAAGGTAGCAAAGAACTTGAACTTCCAATAAAGATTGGAGGCAAAACAAATAAAATAAATGATATAAACATAATAGATTTAGAAAAAGAAAACAAAATAGACTTAAGGTATAGTGTAGACGATATCCCTGAGCTCAAAAATATATTAATAACTGACTGCCTTTTAATTGCAAAACACAATAGAAGGTTAATTGTAGATCTATTTATTAGCACAATTGGTCAAAATAACATTGATAAATTAATAACAATAAAAGATATATCTAATCTAAAACCCAAAAATTATGCTAGGAATCTTGAAATTATTGACACCCAAACAACCCAAACAGATTTATATAACATCAAAGAGCTTGAACATCTTTTAATAAATCAAATTGAATCCTCCCACAAGAATACGTATTTGTTTGACCTAGACCTACACATAAACACAGAATATGAATATAAAGAAAACAGGTCAAGTATGGACTTAAAGATACTTAAAAAAATCACCTCTAGAATAATGTCATTCTACTCAGAATACATATTTCAAGTGAAGGATAATAATTTAATAGTCATTGTTTCCACAAGTGGTGGAGAGAGAAGAATAATTGCAATTGCAGAAGAAATCAAAAAGACGATCTCCAATGAACTTAAAAAGCAAGGATTTATACTGTTTAAATTTAATATGGGGATAATAAAGACTAATTTGCAAGAAGACATAAAGACAACAATTTCGAAATTAAAAATAGCAACTAAAATATCTGCCGAATATAAAGATTCTATCCCTATTTTGTACAAAGATGATCTCCCAGAAACAATACTTATTAAAAACCAAAATAAAATCTTTGAATATATAGTAAAAGCAATAAAAAATGATTTTTTTACTCTCTACTATCAGAAAATAACTCCACTTAAAAAGAACTTAAAACCCAAAATCGAAATACTAACAAGACTTTTTAACCACACGGGCACCCCTATTCCGAATGCCACAGTATTTAATTTAATAGAAAAGTACAATCTAACTGTTGAAGTGGATCAACTAGTCGTTAATAAAGCACTAAGAGAATATACAAATTTTGTGGCAAAAAATGGCATACATATTTTCTCAATTAACATTTCACCACAATCACTTAAATCCAAAAATTTTAGAATGTTTTTAAGAGAAACACTTCTTACGAGTCACGTTCCACTTCAAAACATATGCTTAGAGATAACAGAAACCGGTATTTTAGAGAATTTTGAATTAGTCAATAATTATTTTAAAGAACTTAAAAGCTTTGGTATTAAACTAGCACTTGATGACTTTGGAAGCGGCCACACTTCGCTTTCATACATTAAAATATTACCCATAGATATAATAAAAATAGATGGTTCTTTTATTAAAGTAATAAACTCCAGCCAAACAGATCTTGTGATAATAAAATCAATCAAGGAAATTGCTGATACAAAAAGGATAAAAATAATAGCTGAGTTTGTGTCAAACGAAGAAATACTTAAAAAAATCAATGAAATTGGAATAGACTACGGACAGGGGTTCCTATGGCACATACCAGAGCCAATGTAG
- a CDS encoding aminopeptidase gives MRKQNPWLSLNEEEKSRILEFSEQYKNFLSTIKTEREAVRYAAQKAEEKGFTCSCETKELKAGDKIYYTCRGKNIAIVFVGKEPIENGMHFIVSHTDSPRLDAKPSPIKEENEFALIKTNYYGGIKKYQWLSIPLSIRGVVFLKNEDKIEINIGDDKNDPVFVIPDILPHLDKKIQRDKKSEEIIEGENLKIIIGSLPIETKEKEKVKLAILDLINKKYKIEEEDFVSAEIEIVPAGPARDVGFDRALIGGYGQDDRVCVYTSLEAILNLEETPNKTAVCFLVDKEEIGSTGSTGLNSRYLEFFVSDILFKLESARYGDLLVQKALWNSKSISADVCGAINPLFHSVHDEQNAPKIGYGIPIMKYTGHGGKYMASDADAELVFYIRNLLNKNNIAWQVATLGKVDEGGGGTVAKFLSHYGIRTIDMGPGVISMHSPFEITSKFDVYTSYMAYKAFFQG, from the coding sequence ATGAGAAAACAAAACCCTTGGCTTTCTTTAAACGAAGAAGAAAAAAGTAGAATTTTAGAATTTTCAGAACAATATAAAAATTTTTTAAGCACCATCAAAACTGAAAGAGAGGCTGTCCGTTATGCTGCACAAAAGGCTGAGGAGAAGGGTTTCACCTGTTCATGTGAAACTAAAGAATTGAAAGCCGGAGACAAAATTTATTACACATGCCGAGGAAAAAATATTGCAATTGTTTTCGTTGGTAAAGAACCCATTGAAAATGGAATGCATTTCATTGTATCTCATACAGACTCACCAAGACTTGATGCAAAGCCATCACCAATTAAAGAAGAGAATGAGTTCGCATTAATTAAAACAAATTACTACGGAGGAATTAAAAAGTATCAATGGTTATCTATCCCTCTATCAATACGGGGAGTAGTCTTTTTGAAAAACGAAGACAAAATAGAGATTAACATAGGGGACGACAAGAATGATCCCGTATTTGTAATTCCTGATATATTGCCACATCTTGACAAAAAAATACAAAGAGACAAAAAATCTGAAGAAATTATTGAAGGTGAAAATTTAAAAATAATAATTGGAAGCCTACCTATTGAAACTAAAGAGAAAGAAAAAGTAAAGCTTGCTATTCTTGATTTAATAAATAAAAAATATAAAATCGAAGAAGAAGATTTTGTCTCAGCAGAAATAGAAATAGTGCCAGCAGGTCCTGCTAGAGATGTGGGGTTTGACAGGGCATTGATTGGTGGATATGGTCAAGACGACAGGGTTTGTGTCTACACCTCACTAGAAGCTATTTTAAACCTAGAAGAGACTCCAAACAAAACTGCTGTATGCTTCTTGGTTGACAAGGAAGAAATTGGGTCAACCGGATCCACTGGCTTAAATTCAAGGTACCTTGAATTCTTTGTCTCAGACATCTTATTCAAACTTGAAAGTGCCAGGTATGGCGATCTCTTGGTTCAGAAGGCCTTGTGGAACTCAAAAAGCATATCCGCTGACGTTTGTGGTGCAATTAATCCCCTATTTCATTCTGTACATGATGAACAAAACGCACCCAAGATAGGATATGGAATACCTATCATGAAATATACGGGACATGGGGGGAAGTACATGGCAAGCGACGCCGATGCTGAGCTTGTCTTTTATATCAGAAATTTACTAAACAAAAATAACATAGCTTGGCAGGTGGCTACTCTGGGTAAAGTAGATGAAGGGGGAGGTGGTACTGTTGCAAAGTTCCTGTCTCATTATGGCATAAGAACAATAGATATGGGGCCTGGCGTGATCAGCATGCACTCACCATTTGAAATAACTTCTAAATTTGATGTGTACACCTCTTATATGGCATATAAGGCATTTTTTCAAGGATAA
- a CDS encoding PTS transporter subunit EIIB, translated as MNENAIKTSEHIVECFGGIVNIKEIDKDVTRIKILVDSNSLIKRENLTEDQNIIGTIKSNEFTEVVMNFEIIEDVYNNILYMMNNHIN; from the coding sequence ATGAATGAAAATGCAATAAAAACATCAGAACATATCGTAGAGTGTTTCGGAGGTATTGTAAACATTAAAGAAATAGACAAAGATGTTACTAGGATAAAAATACTAGTTGACAGCAACTCCCTAATTAAGAGAGAAAATTTAACAGAGGATCAAAATATAATAGGAACAATTAAATCAAATGAATTTACAGAGGTCGTGATGAATTTTGAAATAATTGAAGATGTCTATAATAATATTTTGTACATGATGAATAATCACATAAATTAA
- a CDS encoding NAD(P)H-dependent glycerol-3-phosphate dehydrogenase: MKIAIIGAGAWGTAVAKVLADKEEDNVLLWSFEESVRDDINNEHENIKYLEGIKLPDNLIATSDLSDTVARSDYVFIATPSLHTLGIFKSLRNIITDRKPNLAILTKGLITVDGKPRPILEVAENILGEYRDKIVYIAGPSHAEEVGVGIITGLVATGKSSEHVSAFINLFNGTSVSVFYSGDVLGVQLAAALKNVFAIAFGILDEYKDRNPNLIGNNTESFLFSVSLNDMKNIAFKVGDCNRDTFLFIAGSGDLDVTCRSIFGRNRRFGREIVSKNILNGFVGIDDLIGNIHKIGYLPEGVTAAKEVSLLLEHDLGSQGLAGVVYRILNKEISPEAVIEYIKNFKY, from the coding sequence GTGAAAATAGCGATAATTGGGGCAGGGGCTTGGGGTACGGCTGTTGCTAAGGTGTTAGCAGATAAGGAAGAAGACAATGTCTTATTGTGGTCTTTTGAGGAATCTGTTAGGGATGATATTAATAATGAACATGAAAACATTAAATATCTGGAGGGAATTAAATTACCGGATAATTTAATTGCAACTTCTGATTTAAGTGATACTGTGGCCAGGTCTGACTATGTTTTTATTGCAACTCCTTCTCTTCATACTTTGGGAATCTTTAAAAGTTTAAGGAATATTATTACGGATAGGAAGCCTAATTTGGCAATACTTACTAAGGGGCTGATAACTGTTGATGGAAAGCCTCGTCCTATTTTAGAGGTAGCAGAGAATATTTTGGGTGAATATAGGGACAAGATTGTTTATATTGCAGGGCCAAGCCATGCCGAGGAAGTTGGGGTTGGCATAATTACTGGACTTGTGGCTACTGGAAAGAGCAGTGAGCATGTTTCTGCATTTATAAATTTATTTAATGGCACTTCCGTTTCTGTGTTTTATAGTGGTGATGTTTTAGGCGTTCAACTAGCAGCGGCTCTGAAAAATGTATTTGCGATTGCATTTGGCATTTTGGATGAGTATAAAGATAGGAATCCAAATTTGATAGGAAATAACACAGAGTCTTTTTTATTTTCGGTTTCTTTAAATGATATGAAAAACATTGCATTTAAGGTTGGTGATTGCAATAGGGATACATTTTTATTCATAGCAGGCTCTGGAGATTTGGATGTTACTTGCCGAAGCATTTTTGGGAGAAATAGGCGATTTGGACGTGAAATTGTGAGCAAAAATATTTTAAATGGTTTTGTAGGCATAGATGATTTAATAGGCAATATACATAAGATTGGCTATCTTCCAGAGGGGGTAACTGCTGCTAAGGAAGTATCTTTGCTTTTAGAGCATGACTTAGGTTCTCAAGGTTTAGCGGGCGTTGTTTATAGGATCTTAAATAAGGAAATAAGCCCTGAGGCCGTTATTGAGTATATAAAGAATTTTAAATATTGA
- a CDS encoding ATP-dependent Clp protease ATP-binding subunit: protein MYNRRALNNLFFRSFLFFMERKHGVFTEEHIFHSLINDNKIKELLELCTLDFYSLDKILEEFFNKLPSRESNISEYAFKIDDLYQEIIATIFYYKKTYKIQEKDLLWVLIRKRQNTILDALLKSGFNLAIFDKMIEVYEYLGPDLDLGLVDNKGTGPTHVVNKEVDKNGGFDIFEEGCFKLENNNDLSGDSSSVEDFLINVIDSLDPNLDQNPLIGRTKELNKLIQVMLRKHKSNPILLGEPGVGKSILIQGLAYMIKVGEVPQGLIGYEVYSLGIGNLMSGTRYRGDLENRVNKVLDFLYFKKKVILFIDEVHMIVGAGSTSFSSIDVSNLLKPILTLGKVKFIGATTEYEYKKFFLRDKALVRRFHSIELKEPGFEDTYLMLKGAKGQYEKHHNVEYTDGAIRAFISMSCKYIKDRFLPDKAFDLLDELGAKFKFENNNRKITEDDVKDFVKSMVGSSIFSLDEHDDSLLAGLEHKIRENITIDENVLSDLILNIKLLKVKFLFESNTLGIFVFMSPSDLDKDKLFHILSEELKLAKFTLEMSEYGDFDAINRLIGPIYASDSYDEPTKFFKFLSKPSSSIIFLSDFDKAHKRVTDFFLKGFNTGKFYDSFGRSFSLSDSIIIIDINVESREFSSIGFKNETTSGRGLLEKRFSSQFLDLVDHIFFFRPVDEIGFEKVIKEEINNFIRILKDKEIDVFFEEDIFGYLKSKTYGSGFGIRSVRKIVIKEIGSFIINEMVLKKIKKNDRIRIYLEGRVRYELI, encoded by the coding sequence GTGTACAACAGGAGAGCTTTAAATAATTTGTTTTTTAGGTCATTTCTGTTTTTTATGGAGCGGAAACATGGTGTCTTTACAGAAGAACATATTTTTCATAGTTTGATTAATGACAATAAGATTAAAGAGCTTCTTGAGTTATGCACTCTTGATTTTTACAGTCTTGATAAAATACTAGAGGAATTTTTTAATAAACTTCCCTCCAGGGAATCTAATATTTCAGAATATGCTTTCAAAATAGATGATTTATATCAGGAAATAATTGCCACTATTTTTTACTATAAAAAAACCTATAAGATACAAGAAAAAGATTTATTATGGGTATTAATTAGGAAGAGACAAAATACAATTTTAGATGCTCTACTAAAGTCGGGCTTTAATTTGGCTATCTTTGACAAGATGATTGAAGTTTATGAATACTTGGGTCCAGATTTGGATTTAGGATTAGTTGACAACAAAGGAACAGGCCCTACTCATGTTGTTAATAAAGAGGTAGATAAAAATGGTGGTTTTGATATTTTTGAGGAAGGGTGTTTTAAGTTGGAAAACAATAATGATCTATCGGGTGACAGTAGTTCTGTGGAGGACTTTCTAATAAATGTCATTGATAGTTTAGATCCAAATTTAGATCAAAATCCTTTAATAGGTCGAACTAAAGAATTGAACAAGTTGATTCAAGTAATGTTGCGTAAGCATAAAAGTAACCCAATTTTGCTTGGAGAACCTGGCGTTGGGAAGTCAATATTAATTCAAGGGCTTGCCTATATGATAAAAGTAGGTGAGGTGCCTCAGGGATTAATTGGGTATGAGGTATATTCGCTTGGCATTGGTAACCTTATGTCTGGTACTAGATACAGGGGAGATCTTGAAAATAGAGTAAATAAAGTGCTAGATTTTTTGTATTTTAAAAAAAAGGTAATTCTCTTCATAGATGAAGTTCATATGATCGTTGGAGCTGGTTCTACATCTTTTAGTAGCATAGATGTTTCAAATTTGTTAAAACCCATTTTGACTTTAGGGAAAGTTAAGTTTATAGGTGCTACTACGGAATATGAATACAAAAAGTTCTTCTTAAGAGATAAGGCGTTAGTAAGAAGGTTTCATAGCATAGAACTTAAGGAGCCGGGATTTGAAGATACTTATCTTATGTTAAAAGGAGCCAAGGGGCAGTATGAAAAACATCACAATGTAGAGTATACAGATGGGGCAATACGAGCCTTCATTTCCATGTCTTGTAAATATATTAAGGACAGATTTCTTCCTGACAAGGCTTTTGACTTGCTGGATGAACTTGGAGCCAAATTTAAGTTTGAGAATAACAATAGAAAAATAACAGAAGATGATGTTAAAGATTTTGTTAAATCTATGGTTGGCTCAAGTATTTTTAGTTTGGATGAACATGATGATAGTTTACTTGCAGGGCTGGAACACAAAATAAGGGAGAATATAACAATTGATGAAAATGTTTTATCTGATCTGATACTAAACATAAAGCTTTTAAAGGTTAAATTCCTCTTTGAAAGCAACACCCTTGGGATTTTTGTTTTTATGAGCCCTTCGGATCTTGATAAAGACAAACTTTTCCATATTTTATCAGAAGAACTTAAACTTGCTAAGTTTACTTTAGAGATGAGTGAGTACGGTGATTTTGATGCTATTAATAGATTAATAGGTCCCATATATGCTTCTGATTCTTATGATGAGCCTACTAAGTTTTTTAAATTTTTGAGTAAACCTTCAAGTTCGATTATTTTTCTATCAGATTTTGATAAAGCTCATAAAAGAGTCACAGATTTTTTTTTAAAAGGATTTAACACGGGTAAATTCTATGACAGTTTTGGCAGAAGTTTTAGTTTGTCGGATAGCATAATAATAATAGATATTAATGTGGAGAGCAGGGAATTTAGCAGTATTGGATTTAAAAATGAGACAACGAGTGGAAGGGGCTTGCTAGAGAAGAGATTTTCTTCTCAGTTTTTGGATTTGGTTGATCATATTTTTTTCTTCAGACCCGTAGATGAGATTGGCTTTGAAAAGGTTATTAAGGAAGAGATTAATAACTTTATTAGGATATTAAAGGATAAGGAGATTGATGTTTTTTTTGAAGAAGATATTTTCGGCTATCTTAAGAGCAAAACATATGGAAGTGGCTTTGGGATCAGAAGCGTAAGGAAGATTGTAATCAAGGAGATAGGAAGTTTTATAATTAATGAAATGGTTTTAAAAAAAATAAAGAAAAATGATAGAATTAGGATCTACTTAGAGGGTAGGGTGAGATATGAATTAATTTGA
- the tyrS gene encoding tyrosine--tRNA ligase: protein MNLALEILKRRGFLKQCTKLEALSELMDRERIVFYVGFDATFSSLHIGHLVPLMAMMHLQKQGHRPIALVGGGTTKIGDPSGKSEMRRILSEDNIERNVVAIKKQLSRITGLSSDCIFDNSEWLSSLNYIEFLRDIGVHFSVNRMLGFETYKRRLDIGLSFIEFNYQLLQSYDFYMLNKIKNCNLQMGGDDQWGNIVSGVELIRRKLGGKVFGLTCPLITRSDGKKMGKSEKGAVYLDSDLYSVYDFYQYFRNVPDLDVKKFLYLFTFLEEDEIGNVSSLGGNLLNKAKETLAFEITRIVHGEEASLSAAAAAAAAFKGVGDRASIPFFELGLAGLGKGILLVDLMILSKVVSSKSEGRRLINSGGVYVDKVRIGEQGYFLTKDNFTNGELELRVGKKKVLRIIL, encoded by the coding sequence ATGAATCTCGCCTTGGAGATTTTAAAGAGACGAGGATTCTTGAAGCAGTGCACAAAGTTAGAGGCTTTAAGTGAGTTGATGGATAGGGAGAGGATAGTTTTTTATGTGGGATTTGATGCTACCTTTAGTTCTCTTCATATTGGACATTTAGTTCCCCTTATGGCAATGATGCATCTTCAAAAGCAAGGGCATAGACCGATTGCTCTGGTTGGAGGAGGCACTACAAAGATAGGGGATCCTTCTGGCAAGAGCGAAATGAGAAGGATTTTATCAGAGGATAATATAGAAAGAAACGTTGTTGCAATAAAGAAACAGTTGTCACGAATAACAGGGCTTAGCAGTGATTGTATTTTTGACAACTCAGAATGGCTTAGTAGTCTTAATTATATTGAATTTTTAAGAGATATCGGAGTCCATTTTTCTGTTAATCGAATGTTGGGGTTTGAGACTTATAAAAGAAGACTAGACATTGGTCTTTCGTTTATTGAGTTTAATTATCAGCTTTTGCAATCTTATGATTTTTACATGCTCAATAAAATCAAAAATTGTAACCTTCAGATGGGAGGCGATGATCAGTGGGGTAATATTGTTTCTGGGGTTGAGTTAATAAGACGGAAACTGGGAGGAAAGGTTTTTGGTCTTACATGTCCTCTTATTACACGAAGCGATGGTAAGAAAATGGGAAAATCAGAAAAGGGTGCTGTTTATCTTGATTCAGATCTATACAGTGTCTATGATTTTTATCAATATTTTAGAAATGTTCCAGACTTAGATGTTAAGAAATTTTTGTATTTATTTACTTTTTTGGAAGAGGATGAGATTGGCAATGTTTCAAGTTTAGGGGGAAATTTACTAAACAAAGCAAAAGAAACTTTGGCTTTTGAAATAACAAGGATTGTGCATGGAGAGGAGGCTTCTTTAAGTGCAGCCGCAGCAGCCGCAGCAGCTTTTAAAGGGGTTGGAGATAGAGCCAGTATTCCTTTTTTTGAGTTGGGGCTAGCTGGTTTGGGAAAGGGAATTTTATTGGTTGATTTAATGATTCTTTCAAAAGTTGTATCTAGTAAATCGGAGGGTAGAAGATTAATTAACTCGGGTGGGGTTTATGTAGATAAAGTAAGGATAGGAGAACAAGGTTATTTTCTTACTAAGGATAATTTTACTAATGGTGAGCTTGAACTTAGAGTTGGTAAGAAAAAAGTTTTAAGAATTATTTTATAG
- a CDS encoding glycine--tRNA ligase, with the protein MIRMEDIIALAKRKGFVFQSSEVYGGLSGAWDYGPLGVELKNNIQREWWKSMVYLHENVVGLDSAIFMRPEVWVASGHVDSFSDSLVDCRNCKNRFRADFVDVSGNCPSCSEESSFTEPKNFNLMFKTNIGATKEGSSEIYLRPETAQGIFVNFRNVLDSTRLKVPFGVAQVGKAFRNEIITKNFIFRTCEFEQMEMQFFVHPNQMDDWYYYWKQNRMSFFVETLGIKSGSLRVKEHEADELAHYAKAAVDIEYEFPFGFKEIEGIHNRGNYDLTQHARFCEKSRLFEYHDLISGERYIPHVIETSLGLTRGVLMALCDAYVEEELEGGEKRTVLRLHPKLAPYKVAILPLVKKDGLDDLARRLFMELSDDFYMFYDDSGTIGKRYRRQDEIGTPYCVTIDYDTMEDRTVTLRERDRMTQVRVSLDELYSYIRTEMLNYSGSFK; encoded by the coding sequence ATGATAAGGATGGAAGATATTATTGCACTCGCTAAGAGAAAGGGTTTTGTGTTTCAGTCTTCAGAAGTTTATGGAGGACTTTCAGGGGCATGGGATTATGGTCCTTTGGGTGTTGAGCTTAAAAATAATATACAGAGGGAATGGTGGAAGAGTATGGTTTACTTGCATGAGAATGTAGTAGGCCTAGACAGTGCTATTTTTATGAGACCTGAGGTTTGGGTGGCCTCTGGGCATGTTGATAGCTTTTCAGATTCACTGGTCGACTGTAGGAATTGCAAAAATAGATTTAGGGCTGATTTTGTTGATGTGTCTGGTAATTGTCCTAGTTGCAGTGAGGAGAGTTCCTTTACAGAACCCAAAAATTTTAATTTAATGTTTAAAACTAATATTGGAGCTACAAAAGAGGGCTCTAGTGAAATTTATTTAAGACCAGAGACGGCTCAGGGTATTTTTGTTAATTTTAGAAATGTATTGGACTCTACGAGACTTAAGGTACCTTTCGGCGTAGCCCAAGTTGGGAAAGCATTTAGGAATGAAATAATAACAAAAAATTTTATATTCAGAACTTGTGAGTTTGAACAAATGGAAATGCAATTTTTTGTACATCCTAATCAAATGGATGATTGGTATTACTATTGGAAGCAAAATAGAATGAGTTTTTTTGTGGAAACTCTTGGAATAAAATCGGGGAGTCTTAGGGTTAAAGAACATGAAGCAGACGAGCTTGCGCATTATGCTAAAGCTGCTGTTGACATTGAGTATGAATTTCCATTTGGTTTTAAGGAAATTGAGGGAATTCATAATAGGGGAAATTATGATTTGACACAGCATGCTAGGTTTTGTGAGAAGTCTAGGTTATTTGAATATCACGACTTAATAAGTGGTGAGAGATATATTCCTCATGTTATTGAGACGTCTCTTGGACTTACAAGGGGTGTTTTAATGGCTCTTTGCGATGCTTATGTAGAGGAGGAGCTTGAGGGAGGTGAAAAGCGAACAGTTTTAAGACTTCATCCTAAACTTGCTCCTTATAAGGTTGCCATACTTCCTCTTGTTAAAAAAGACGGGCTTGATGATCTTGCTAGGAGATTATTCATGGAGCTTAGCGATGATTTTTATATGTTTTATGATGACAGTGGCACAATTGGCAAGAGATACAGGCGACAAGATGAGATTGGAACTCCTTATTGTGTAACAATAGATTACGACACTATGGAGGATAGGACGGTTACCTTAAGAGAGAGGGATCGAATGACTCAGGTAAGGGTTTCGCTTGACGAGTTATACTCGTACATTAGAACTGAAATGTTAAATTATAGTGGGAGCTTCAAGTAG